In the Leptospira selangorensis genome, one interval contains:
- a CDS encoding LA_3334 family protein produces MSKKFAFVFYGIFFPSYLFASEILFKNGDAYIAEEVSEEQEYVLLSWKEKKYRIPRLELQRIDPRKKGPDSSYRYSEFKLTDGTQLKGILIEKKENKLILKTELGFVELDRYKILSHNFDEISSEPPNIPEKYLLETSKQIEWRIGFFGSGYYSWGPWGQAFPITYGGGVFLEKDASSNFWFYGVSSEVSIGKGKNENLSIWSQSAYLGKYYGNSSPYWLLGAGFSNLTRTGDEKISSANPDLIFEFGWNWRTESRSSIRFGIRSQCSIEEGSNFCRSGLRFSWGFAI; encoded by the coding sequence ATGTCTAAAAAATTCGCCTTTGTATTTTACGGGATCTTCTTCCCTTCTTATCTTTTCGCTTCTGAAATATTATTCAAGAATGGAGATGCCTATATCGCGGAAGAAGTTTCAGAAGAGCAGGAATATGTTCTTCTTTCCTGGAAAGAGAAAAAATATAGGATCCCCAGGTTAGAACTCCAACGAATCGATCCAAGGAAGAAGGGACCGGATTCTTCTTATCGTTATTCAGAATTCAAATTAACGGATGGAACCCAACTAAAGGGCATTTTAATCGAAAAAAAGGAAAACAAACTTATCTTAAAAACGGAACTCGGTTTTGTCGAGTTGGATAGATATAAAATTCTCTCTCATAATTTTGATGAGATCTCTTCCGAACCTCCGAACATTCCGGAAAAATATCTATTAGAAACTTCTAAACAAATAGAATGGAGGATCGGCTTTTTCGGTTCCGGATATTATTCCTGGGGTCCATGGGGACAGGCATTTCCTATTACATACGGAGGAGGTGTGTTTTTAGAAAAAGATGCGAGCTCAAATTTTTGGTTTTATGGAGTTTCTTCCGAGGTTTCGATCGGAAAAGGTAAGAACGAAAATCTAAGTATCTGGAGCCAATCCGCCTATTTAGGAAAATATTACGGAAATTCCTCTCCTTATTGGTTATTAGGAGCAGGTTTCAGTAATCTAACTCGAACCGGGGACGAAAAGATCTCCTCGGCCAATCCTGATCTAATTTTTGAATTCGGTTGGAATTGGCGGACCGAGTCCAGATCTTCCATTCGATTCGGTATCCGTTCCCAATGTAGTATAGAAGAAGGTTCCAATTTTTGCAGATCCGGCCTCCGATTTTCCTGGGGGTTTGCGATATGA